The genomic interval ACATAGACTGCTGTTTAAATAATATCTTCCCTAATGTTCAATGCAGGGCCCTTCTAGGTGTAGGGATGATTTCCATCACCTCCAAGAGGTTCTTCTTCCCAGTGAGTCTCCCTGTGACTTCCCTATTTCCCCATCCCAGATTAACTCAACAGTGTCGCTCCCTGGGGGTGGGTCTGGCCCCCCTGAAGATGTGAAGCCACCAGTCTTAGGGGTCCGGGGCCTGCACTGTCCAACCCCTCCAGGTGGCCCTGGGGCTGGCAAACGACTATGTGCAATCTGCGGGGACCGAAGCTCAGGTATGGGGTCCAGAGGGTCAGCAGAGAAGAAAGGGAGTTTGTAATTTACCATTACTTGTGGCATTCCGAGGGCTGCATGGGGTCTTGTTGGAGCCAGTGCGCTGGGGAAGGCCTGATGAGAGAGAGCTAAGGATCCTGAAGCTCAGATGTGGGATGGGCAGTGGTCAGAGGGAAAAGGGGGCTGGTACAGGGTTTTtgaacagtgaggagagtgggacTGGATCATCGCACCCGTGTGCTGGTTTCTCATCTCTGTATTTGGTAAACACAAAGTGAACTTAAACTAAGCTTGTCAGAGACCTAATGGTGAGGGGTCTACTTGCTGCCTTGTCATTGCCCTTCCCCCTTCTTGTAGGCAAACACTACGGGGTTTACAGCTGTGAGGGTTGCAAAGGCTTCTTCAAGCGCACCATCCGGAAGGACCTGACCTACTCGTGCAGGGACAACAAGGACTGCACGGTGGACAAGCGCCAGCGGAATCGCTGTCAGTACTGCCGCTATCAGAAGTGCCTAGCCACTGGCATGAAGAGGGAAGGTAAGGGCCTGTCCATCTGCCCtatgggagaggagggaaggggccAAGGGAAGACTTGGGGAAACCACCTGCTATCCATCTCAGAGAGGCTGGactgttctctctctcctctagAGGGCGATATTTGatttccctctcccctcctcatCAGCACTTGTCCCTGGTATCCTGATCTGGTCCCTTGAGTTTCCTTCTAAATGGGTCTGCTTCTGTGCCCTGCACCTGAGACCACTCCCCCGTCTGGTGCTAGAGTAGAATAAATTTACCTTCTCTTGGTGGGCTTCTCTGTCACCCCTTCTCTAACCTGAATAGTCTCTCCTTTCTTTGACCCTTTGATCCTTTTTTGGTTTCAGTCTCTCTATTGTCTGGTTTTTCCTTCAAATTCTGGAACACTGTACTTTTAAGCTATAGACTTTATTGAAGATCCCAAGGctgcttttcctcttctttatctTACCTTCTTAAGTCTGATTCTGGGATTCTCAGAAATGCATTATAGAGTATCCCTTTCACTTGGTCAGACTCTTCATTTTAAAGGAGATGAGCCTCAGGCATGGCTTTCCCAAGGTCATGAAACAAAACAGTTGCAGGGCTGGGATCAGAACCCACAGCTCAGAAGACCCAGGCCAGTGTTCCTTTCATTGCCCCTTTGTTGGGTCAGAAGAGCACAAAATTTGCAGTCAGGCACACTTGGATTCAGATGTGCCATGTGTTATGTGAACTTGGGCAGGCTATTTAACTTCTCAAAGCCCCAATATTTTCATCTTTAGAAATAGGGGTAAGAGCTCACAGGGCTGTTAAAATAACTGCGTGAATGTTAAAATGAAATGTGCTTGTCACATTTTGCCCTTGTCTTCTTGGCTAATTTTTTGCCCTTTTATAACCCGTTTCCACACTGCCTTCATTCCACTTTGTTTCTAGTGATGTTCCCAGTTTCCACAAATATGTCTTACGGGCCATGAGACCTTGGTAAGGCCCTGAAGATGTTTTGGAACCCTTTCATGGCTGGCTGCtgactttctgttttttcttctccTGCCTTTTCCCCAGCGGTACAGGAGGAGCGTCAGCGGGGGAAGGACAAGGATGGagatggggagggggctgggggagccCCTGAGGAGATGCCTGTGGACAGGATCCTGGAGGCAGAGCTTGCTGTGGAGCAGAAGAGTGACCAGGGCGTTGAGGGTCCTGGGGGAACCGGGGGTAGCGGCAGCAGCGTGAGTGATGGGGTCATTCCACTCTCCTTCCTGATGGGGGGACGGGGGTGGGAGTCTGGGTCTTTTATttcctcctccccttcccctcacaacctctctaacactgcCTGGGACTGGAAGTGCTGCCAAAGAAAGTCTCTCAAACATCTGAGGTGGGTCTGATAGCTTCCTCTGTCCCTCCCCCAAAAACAACCCATGGGCAGAACCCCAAGCAAGTCCTAAATAAACAATTGTTTTCCTGGATGCCAGATGAGAAGCCTGATTTACAGGGGTGGGTTCAGATGGGGCTTGCAGAGAGATTCCGTATAAGGAGGGGATGTCGAAAGCCTCTTAGAAGGGTGGGGCTCCAGTGTACCTCCAAACTTCCATAACTTTTATTCCCCATCCCCTGCAGCCAAATGACCCTGTGACTAACATCTGTCAGGCAGCTGATAAACAGCTATTCACACTTGTTGAGTGGGCGAAGAGGATCCCACACTTTTCTTCCTTGCCTCTGGATGACCAGGTCATATTGCTACGGGCAGGTCAGTGGACTTGTATTCCTTTGCTCTCTTGACATTTGACCCCTTTTTGACTTGACCTTAGTGACCCCAGTGCATACTTGCATACCCAGGGAGCCAAGTTCACTGACCTCACCACCTCTTCTTCCCCAGTGTGCTTTGACTTCTATGCCTGATCTCTGGCTTCTGACTCTTGCTGTCTCCCACCCAGGCTGGAATGAGCTCCTTATTGCCTCCTTCTCCCACCGATCCATTGATGTCCGAGATGGCATCCTCCTTGCCACAGGTCTTCATGTGCACCGCAACTCAGCTCATTCTGCGGGCGTGGGAGCCATCTTTGATCGGTCAGTGGCCTCCGCTGGCCCATAGGTAGAGGGGGTGGGGCTATTGGCTGGTCCGTGTCCAAGGCTGGCTGAGCTGTGACCTTTGAGTGACCTGCAGGTCCCTCTCCAGGGTGCTGACAGAGCTAGTGTCCAAAATGCGTGACATGAGGATGGACAAGACAGAGCTTGGCTGCCTGAGGGCAATCATTCTGTTTAATCCAGGTAAGAGGAGGATGGCCCCTGTCTCTCAAGACCAAGGCACCCTTGGAGCCTTCTCTTCTCTGGAGACTCTTAAGTTACCCAGCTGACCCCCTTAGTAAGACCCTCAACCAGAAAATCTCCCagctgaccaagaaaaaaacacataaacacaTCCACTGATGTATTTCCCTCTGCCCATCCCACAAACCTGATGTGCCCTTTTTCCCTTGCCAGGCAGCTGGTGAAGGGCAAGTAGGTGGGGCCCCAAAGGGACATCGTGTGGACAGCATCTCCACACTTGTCCTGACTTGATTTGTCCTCCTGTTCTCTCTTCCCTGCCAACCCAGATGCCAAGGGCCTCTCCAACCCCAGTGAAGTGGAGGTCCTGCGGGAGAAGGTGTACGCATCTCTGGAGACTTACTGCAAACAGAAGTACCCTGAGCAGCAGGGACGGTGAGAAGGAGCTGTGGGAATGAGGGGTTGTGGGTAGGGTACTGAGGCTCCCACAGGGGTGCGGGATGAAGCCATAAGGATGTGTTCAGGACCCATGTGGCTCCAGCTCTCACTTGGCTTCTCTCACCTCTGTCTCAGGTTTGCCAAGCTGCTGCTCCGTCTTCCTGCCCTTAGGTCCATCGGCCTTAAGTGTCTAGAGCATCTGTTTTTCTTCAAACTCATTGGTGACACTCCCATCGACACCTTCCTCATGGAGATGCTTGAGGCTCCCCACCAGCTAGCCTGAGCCCAGACCCAAATGTGGTGCTCCCCACACTTGATGAGTGCACATCTGAGAGGACTCCAAGCCttggggcagggtgggaggggcTGTGTTCCTAGAATCTTGGTGAGGTGAGGAGTACAGGGCAGAACCGAGACCTCCAAGGGGGTTCATCAACCCTCCAAGGGGTTTGCTTGGTATCACAAGTCAGGGGACCCTAGTTCCTTGTGAGGGCTGGACCTCTCTCTTCAGTGGCCTTGAGTCCCTGAATTTGTCTGGGTTTGCCGTGATTTGGGGTGATTTCTCACCCCCTGCCTGGAGTGATCTGTCCTCCCAGCACAAAGCACTGGCCTTGCTCCCAGGACATTACTTACTTCTCATCCTCCCTCACTTAGCTCCCCATCTGAGGAGTGGAAATAGGAACTCTCCCAGAGATGGATACTGGGGGGCAGGCCTCCCAGACTGATGGACACAGGAGGAGTGCTCTGACAGGGCTTCCTCTAACCAAGCCTGACAGACAGGGGCTTCTCTGGAAGAGGAAGATGGCCTGTCATTGCCCTCTTCAGAGTCCCTCTCACACTTCACCTGCTGCTGCAGTCAGACTGAAAAATAAGGTGGTGGTTAACGGGCGGCGGGTGGACATGTAGAACCAATctgctatttttaatttcctctgaGGATGACTTACAGTTAGACTCAAAGAAGTACTGTACTTTCCCAGGTTGACTGAGAAATGCCAGTGGTGGAGGTAGTGTTTGAAAAAGGCAGGGCCCTGAGATGATCTGTCCCTGGGGTTCCTGAAACACTGgccttcccaccctcctccccgATCTCTCCCTGTCTACCTTGGGGACAGGGCCTGGCTGTGATGGCAGGGTGAGGTAGGGGCTGGTTTGGTGAACAATCTTAGGCTCATCCCTTCCCAGCtgtcccccagccctgggcacaTACAGTATAGGCAGCAGGGACACAGGACCCTGGCCTGAGAATTGAGGGGATATGGTCAGCCTATTTGGAGTTGGGGTGTTGGGGCTGCATGATTTTTGCCCTGCAGCTTTTCTCTCTGGGGTTCCTTTCCCCTCTCACACACAAAATCGCTTTCAAATTAAAATTGCTGTTTTCTGGACCGAGGTGACTGTTGGGAAGTGGGCAGCGCTGTGATGGGCTGGGTGTGGGGGGCATCCGGTAGGGAGCTCCTTGACGCTGCCGATGCTGCCATCGAGGTGCCCTGGGGCCTGAGAGGCGGGCGCAGGGTGGGGGACACAAGGCGCGCTTTGTCGGGGAGGGGGGGAGAGGGTGTTCCAGGCATGGGGCAGGCCGGCCGGAGGAAGGCGGGGCGGCTGATTCTCAAAGGCTCCTTGTTCACTTGCGCTCTCCTAGCGCCAGCGGGCGGCGGCGCCTCTGCTCGCTCCCGGCCGAACCGGCCGCGCCGCGGGCTCCGGGCAGACCCGGCGCCGTGCCCGTTCGTGGGGGCGCACTGGGCGCTGGGCGCGGCGGCCTCGGGCTTTGCCCGCCTGGGGgacgcctctcctccctgagtgaCCCAGTTTCCCTGGACTCTTCCAACTCGCCCTCTCGTCTCCACGGGGTCCCTTTCCGTCTGGGCGCCCGGCCTCCCTTACCTCGTCCCTTCATTGTCACCTCCTT from Manis pentadactyla isolate mManPen7 chromosome 16, mManPen7.hap1, whole genome shotgun sequence carries:
- the RXRB gene encoding retinoic acid receptor RXR-beta isoform X4; amino-acid sequence: MSWAARPPFLPQRHAAGQCGPVGVRKEMHCGVASRWRRRRPWLDPAAAAAAAVGEQQTPEPEPGEAGRDGMGDSGRDSRSPDSSSPNPLPQGALPPSPPGLPLPPSAAPSLGGSGAPLPPPMPPPQLGSPFPVISSSMGSPGLPPPAPPGFSGPVSSPQINSTVSLPGGGSGPPEDVKPPVLGVRGLHCPTPPGGPGAGKRLCAICGDRSSGKHYGVYSCEGCKGFFKRTIRKDLTYSCRDNKDCTVDKRQRNRCQYCRYQKCLATGMKREAVQEERQRGKDKDGDGEGAGGAPEEMPVDRILEAELAVEQKSDQGVEGPGGTGGSGSSPNDPVTNICQAADKQLFTLVEWAKRIPHFSSLPLDDQVILLRAGWNELLIASFSHRSIDVRDGILLATGLHVHRNSAHSAGVGAIFDRVLTELVSKMRDMRMDKTELGCLRAIILFNPDAKGLSNPSEVEVLREKVYASLETYCKQKYPEQQGR
- the RXRB gene encoding retinoic acid receptor RXR-beta isoform X5 yields the protein MQGPSRCRDDFHHLQEVLLPSGPGAGKRLCAICGDRSSGKHYGVYSCEGCKGFFKRTIRKDLTYSCRDNKDCTVDKRQRNRCQYCRYQKCLATGMKREAVQEERQRGKDKDGDGEGAGGAPEEMPVDRILEAELAVEQKSDQGVEGPGGTGGSGSSPNDPVTNICQAADKQLFTLVEWAKRIPHFSSLPLDDQVILLRAGWNELLIASFSHRSIDVRDGILLATGLHVHRNSAHSAGVGAIFDRSLSRVLTELVSKMRDMRMDKTELGCLRAIILFNPDAKGLSNPSEVEVLREKVYASLETYCKQKYPEQQGRFAKLLLRLPALRSIGLKCLEHLFFFKLIGDTPIDTFLMEMLEAPHQLA
- the RXRB gene encoding retinoic acid receptor RXR-beta isoform X1, encoding MSWAARPPFLPQRHAAGQCGPVGVRKEMHCGVASRWRRRRPWLDPAAAAAAAVGEQQTPEPEPGEAGRDGMGDSGRDSRSPDSSSPNPLPQGALPPSPPGLPLPPSAAPSLGGSGAPLPPPMPPPQLGSPFPVISSSMGSPGLPPPAPPGFSGPVSSPQINSTVSLPGGGSGPPEDVKPPVLGVRGLHCPTPPGGPGAGKRLCAICGDRSSGKHYGVYSCEGCKGFFKRTIRKDLTYSCRDNKDCTVDKRQRNRCQYCRYQKCLATGMKREAVQEERQRGKDKDGDGEGAGGAPEEMPVDRILEAELAVEQKSDQGVEGPGGTGGSGSSPNDPVTNICQAADKQLFTLVEWAKRIPHFSSLPLDDQVILLRAGWNELLIASFSHRSIDVRDGILLATGLHVHRNSAHSAGVGAIFDRSLSRVLTELVSKMRDMRMDKTELGCLRAIILFNPDAKGLSNPSEVEVLREKVYASLETYCKQKYPEQQGRFAKLLLRLPALRSIGLKCLEHLFFFKLIGDTPIDTFLMEMLEAPHQLA
- the RXRB gene encoding retinoic acid receptor RXR-beta isoform X2, with amino-acid sequence MSWAARPPFLPQRHAAGQCGPVGVRKEMHCGVASRWRRRRPWLDPAAAAAAAVGEQQTPEPEPGEAGRDGMGDSGRDSRSPDSSSPNPLPQGALPPSPPGLPLPPSAAPSLGGSGAPLPPPMPPPQLGSPFPVISSSMGSPGLPPPAPPGFSGPVSSPQINSTVSLPGGGSGPPEDVKPPVLGVRGLHCPTPPGGPGAGKRLCAICGDRSSGKHYGVYSCEGCKGFFKRTIRKDLTYSCRDNKDCTVDKRQRNRCQYCRYQKCLATGMKREAVQEERQRGKDKDGDGEGAGGAPEEMPVDRILEAELAVEQKSDQGVEGPGGTGGSGSSPNDPVTNICQAADKQLFTLVEWAKRIPHFSSLPLDDQVILLRAGWNELLIASFSHRSIDVRDGILLATGLHVHRNSAHSAGVGAIFDRVLTELVSKMRDMRMDKTELGCLRAIILFNPDAKGLSNPSEVEVLREKVYASLETYCKQKYPEQQGRFAKLLLRLPALRSIGLKCLEHLFFFKLIGDTPIDTFLMEMLEAPHQLA
- the RXRB gene encoding retinoic acid receptor RXR-beta isoform X3, whose translation is MHCGVASRWRRRRPWLDPAAAAAAAVGEQQTPEPEPGEAGRDGMGDSGRDSRSPDSSSPNPLPQGALPPSPPGLPLPPSAAPSLGGSGAPLPPPMPPPQLGSPFPVISSSMGSPGLPPPAPPGFSGPVSSPQINSTVSLPGGGSGPPEDVKPPVLGVRGLHCPTPPGGPGAGKRLCAICGDRSSGKHYGVYSCEGCKGFFKRTIRKDLTYSCRDNKDCTVDKRQRNRCQYCRYQKCLATGMKREAVQEERQRGKDKDGDGEGAGGAPEEMPVDRILEAELAVEQKSDQGVEGPGGTGGSGSSPNDPVTNICQAADKQLFTLVEWAKRIPHFSSLPLDDQVILLRAGWNELLIASFSHRSIDVRDGILLATGLHVHRNSAHSAGVGAIFDRSLSRVLTELVSKMRDMRMDKTELGCLRAIILFNPDAKGLSNPSEVEVLREKVYASLETYCKQKYPEQQGRFAKLLLRLPALRSIGLKCLEHLFFFKLIGDTPIDTFLMEMLEAPHQLA